One Candidatus Aegiribacteria sp. DNA window includes the following coding sequences:
- the lpxC gene encoding UDP-3-O-acyl-N-acetylglucosamine deacetylase translates to MSHFQTTLMKPAVYKGIGLHLGKETSITFKPAPADTGIVFVRTDVRSRPCIKVCPENVRQVEEQSRRTTLGQDYYEVHTVEHVLSVLYGLGIDNAVLELDSDEPPEPNDGSVRSYITVLEKAGIKEYPDKPRSLIKIDKPISIDVFGANLTVVPYDGLKISFTIDYDHPVLGTQYLSLDITSETFKNEIAPARTFCLYDDVKHLQEKNLIKGGTLENAVVIGNDGILNEEPLRFPDEFVRHKILDLIGDLSLLGARLQGHVISVKSGHASNVQFIKKIEETHRKTMDSTHLTDKPWNIEDIMELLPHRYPFLLVDRIIKVEPDKRIVGIKNVSINEPFFQGHFPGAAIMPGVLVVEAMGQVGGLMLFNSVDNPANWLVYFTGLDKARFRNPVKPGDQIVFDLEMIQRRGTMCRMKGIAKVDGKIVVEAILMAMLVKKK, encoded by the coding sequence ATGAGCCATTTCCAGACTACTCTCATGAAACCCGCAGTTTACAAAGGAATTGGTCTTCATCTCGGCAAGGAGACCTCAATAACATTCAAACCGGCTCCGGCTGATACCGGAATTGTATTTGTAAGAACTGATGTCAGAAGCAGACCGTGCATAAAAGTATGTCCTGAGAATGTCAGACAGGTGGAAGAACAATCCAGAAGAACGACTCTCGGACAGGACTACTATGAAGTTCATACGGTTGAGCATGTTCTTTCCGTTCTGTACGGTCTCGGAATTGATAACGCTGTGCTTGAACTCGATTCGGATGAGCCCCCCGAACCAAATGACGGTTCCGTGAGAAGCTATATCACAGTTCTTGAAAAGGCCGGCATCAAGGAGTATCCTGACAAACCCCGCAGCTTGATAAAGATCGATAAGCCGATAAGTATCGATGTTTTCGGAGCAAATCTCACAGTTGTGCCATATGACGGTCTTAAAATCAGTTTTACCATCGACTACGATCATCCTGTTCTGGGGACTCAGTACCTTTCCCTTGATATAACTTCGGAAACCTTCAAGAATGAAATTGCTCCAGCAAGAACATTCTGCCTGTACGACGATGTCAAACACCTTCAGGAAAAGAATCTGATAAAGGGCGGAACACTGGAAAACGCAGTAGTTATTGGGAATGACGGCATTCTGAACGAAGAACCGCTTAGATTTCCTGACGAATTTGTCCGTCACAAGATACTTGATCTTATCGGTGATCTGTCTCTCCTTGGCGCCAGACTGCAAGGACACGTTATTTCAGTGAAATCCGGCCATGCTTCGAATGTTCAATTCATCAAGAAGATAGAGGAGACTCACAGAAAAACCATGGACAGCACTCATCTCACTGATAAACCATGGAATATTGAAGATATCATGGAGCTTCTTCCTCACAGATATCCATTCCTTCTGGTGGACAGAATTATAAAAGTCGAACCGGATAAGCGAATCGTGGGAATTAAGAACGTTTCTATTAACGAGCCGTTCTTTCAGGGGCATTTCCCCGGAGCTGCCATCATGCCTGGAGTACTTGTAGTTGAGGCTATGGGGCAGGTTGGCGGTTTGATGCTCTTCAATTCGGTTGATAACCCGGCTAACTGGCTGGTTTACTTTACCGGGCTTGATAAAGCACGATTCAGAAATCCGGTCAAACCCGGTGATCAGATCGTGTTTGATCTGGAAATGATACAGCGACGGGGTACAATGTGCAGGATGAAGGGCATAGCCAAAGTTGATGGAAAAATCGTAGTGGAAGCAATTCTGATGGCTATGCTGGTTAAGAAAAAATGA
- the lpxD gene encoding UDP-3-O-(3-hydroxymyristoyl)glucosamine N-acyltransferase: MKLSTLVEKLGGHLEGPDADEQVSGVSTIQDALPDQVCYYGNPLYKSHLRSTNALAVITGERIESSSRNIILVDKAYHAFREALIIFRKTNASGFDGVHTSAVVHPEAVLASDVSVGPNAVVDTEAVIGRGSSIGAGTIIGSGVRIGDECVIHPGVVIYHTSVLGNRVIIHSGTVIGSDGFGFVPDPDGHLKVPQNGNVVIEDDVEIGAGCTIDRAVVGSTVIGNNSKLDNLIHIAHNVTIGSGCLLAAQTGIAGSTSVGSGVVFGGQAGIVGHINIGDGAVIAAQAGVSRDIPAGVTVSGYPARPHDRALRISAALADLPDFRRKVIEFMRNSNSTEEDNR; encoded by the coding sequence ATGAAGCTTTCCACTCTTGTGGAGAAGCTTGGAGGGCATCTTGAAGGTCCGGATGCGGATGAACAGGTGTCCGGGGTTTCAACGATTCAGGACGCTCTTCCTGATCAGGTCTGTTACTATGGTAACCCTTTATACAAAAGCCACCTGAGAAGTACAAATGCCCTGGCGGTTATTACTGGTGAACGTATTGAATCATCTTCCAGAAACATCATACTGGTCGATAAAGCATATCATGCCTTCAGAGAGGCATTGATCATATTCAGAAAAACAAATGCTTCCGGGTTTGATGGAGTTCATACAAGCGCAGTTGTGCATCCCGAAGCGGTCCTTGCTTCTGATGTGTCAGTTGGCCCGAATGCTGTTGTTGATACTGAAGCAGTTATAGGCAGAGGCTCTTCAATCGGTGCGGGAACTATCATAGGTTCTGGAGTTCGTATTGGAGACGAATGCGTAATTCACCCAGGCGTTGTGATTTATCATACTTCAGTTCTCGGTAACAGAGTGATCATTCACTCCGGTACAGTAATCGGTTCAGATGGATTCGGATTTGTTCCTGATCCTGACGGTCATCTCAAGGTTCCTCAGAATGGGAATGTCGTTATTGAAGACGACGTTGAGATTGGTGCAGGATGTACCATAGACAGAGCCGTGGTTGGGAGTACTGTTATCGGGAATAATTCGAAACTAGACAATCTGATTCATATCGCTCATAATGTTACCATTGGTTCCGGGTGCCTGTTAGCAGCCCAGACCGGAATTGCCGGCAGTACATCAGTTGGATCAGGGGTTGTGTTTGGAGGACAGGCAGGTATCGTAGGGCATATTAATATTGGGGATGGTGCTGTCATTGCGGCACAGGCAGGGGTTTCGCGAGATATTCCTGCGGGCGTTACAGTATCGGGATATCCTGCGCGACCTCATGACAGGGCATTGCGTATTAGCGCTGCTCTCGCGGATCTTCCCGATTTCAGAAGAAAAGTTATTGAATTTATGCGGAACTCTAACAGCACGGAAGAGGATAATAGATGA
- a CDS encoding OmpH family outer membrane protein, translating to MKLLPLILITFTYVIFAQTIAVIDSDKIFNTMGEVADAKELLESEIEDWEAHADSLQDEIDAIQTDLDYTMVMSPERRRSREALLEEKSIELQEFLEYIFGPGGLVESRNEELVSPIVANINEAVQEISREEGYDIVFDISAGVVIYVENALDITNAVLEKLSVRSEN from the coding sequence ATGAAGTTATTGCCATTGATTCTGATAACCTTTACGTATGTGATCTTTGCGCAGACAATCGCAGTTATTGATTCGGACAAAATATTTAATACTATGGGTGAAGTAGCTGACGCGAAGGAACTGCTTGAATCGGAGATCGAAGACTGGGAAGCGCATGCCGATTCCCTTCAGGATGAGATTGACGCAATTCAGACTGATCTTGACTATACTATGGTCATGAGCCCTGAACGAAGACGCTCTCGGGAAGCTCTTCTCGAGGAAAAATCAATTGAGCTACAGGAATTTCTTGAATACATATTCGGACCTGGCGGACTTGTAGAATCCCGGAATGAAGAGCTTGTTTCTCCGATTGTCGCAAATATCAATGAAGCAGTGCAGGAAATCAGCAGAGAAGAAGGATATGATATTGTATTCGACATTTCAGCAGGGGTAGTGATCTATGTTGAGAATGCACTGGATATAACAAATGCTGTTCTGGAAAAACTCTCAGTAAGGAGCGAAAACTGA